AACAACTTACTTGGCTTAGCGATGCAATAACGACCTCAAGTACACAATGGCAAGTATTAGGGCAGCAAGTGCTAATGACCAAAATGCATTTACCTGTAGAAGTAATGCTGCTACTAGCTAGCTTACAAAGTACGCAAGCAAGTGGTGGCGATCCTAGTGTTTTACTCGCACAGGCAAATATTTTATTTGCAGAGCTGGCGCAAATTAAAGGCCGAGTATTAGCGGGTGACCCAAGCGTTACAGCCGCTGAGCTTGCACGGGTAGAAACTACCATACCGTATAATCTTGATGCATGGGATGGCTACGCCTACGAGCGAGAAGTGTTATTAGGCACCGCTATTGCTGCACAAAAAAACTTAGTGGTTTTAGCCGGTGATACCCATAATGGTTGGGCAGGAGAGCTTAAAACTGATGCCAATAACCCTATTGCAGCATCACAAAATGCAGGAGTTGAGTTTGCAACTGCCTCGGTTTCATCGCCAGGGCTTGAAAAGTATTTAGCGCTAAACACACAAGATGCGCAAACCGTGGCGCAAATAGAGCAAGTGATTGCTTTGTTAGTTGACGACCTTGCTTATAATAATTTAGTAGAGCGCGGCTACTTAACCGTTACTTTTACACCCACACAAGCCAGTGCTAACTGGAACTATATAAGCACAATTAAAGCACGTGAGTATCAGGTTGTTGAAAGCCGTACCAAAGAGCTTAGTATGCTTGCGGGGCAAGCTCAATTACAAAGCGTTTAACGCTTCGCCTCTAAAGCAGCCAAGCGCGTATCTATTCGTTCTACCACCTCAACTAAGCGGGCAAGTAATGCTTGGTTGAGGTGATCTTCAGCAAACTCTTCCATTTTAGGTGCTTGCGCAGCTAAGTTATCTTTTTGCTCAAGTATGGCTTCTCTAAACTCACTTGCCTTTACAACACCAAGTAATGACACCAATGCACCATGGCCAGATTGCCCGGCGGTTTCAAAGCTTAAGCGGTATAAGCCAAATAAACGCATCAACGGTCCTTGGCTCAGCCCAACATCGGTTATTTTTTCAAGTGGTATCGATTTTTCTTCTTTAAATAAAATACCGCGTTTAACAACCAGTTTTTGCGTGAGTAATTGCGCCGACATAGCCGCTAAAATTTTACCTGCCACCAGCCAAACAATAATTAACACCACAGGTATGAGCGGAATAGTCACCAGCGCTAAGGCGCTAAAAAGGCATGCCGTAGTCATCCAGTATTGCTTCACTTTGGGATCAAAGCTGGCACTTTTTAAAACAGGGTTGCTCATTGGTTTATCCTCATACCCATTTTATTAATCTAATCAAATGTGTGTCTTTATTTATTGAGATAGTTAAACACGCTTACTGTATTTAACTTACGTGATCAATGACTTCAATGCAATTTACCCACTTACATTCAAATATACTTTCACACACTCT
The sequence above is drawn from the Pseudoalteromonas espejiana DSM 9414 genome and encodes:
- a CDS encoding PH domain-containing protein, with translation MSNPVLKSASFDPKVKQYWMTTACLFSALALVTIPLIPVVLIIVWLVAGKILAAMSAQLLTQKLVVKRGILFKEEKSIPLEKITDVGLSQGPLMRLFGLYRLSFETAGQSGHGALVSLLGVVKASEFREAILEQKDNLAAQAPKMEEFAEDHLNQALLARLVEVVERIDTRLAALEAKR